One Rossellomorea aquimaris DNA window includes the following coding sequences:
- a CDS encoding 3-oxoacid CoA-transferase subunit B, which yields MGLGNELKDKLAKRAALEVKEHMIVNLGIGIPSLVPNHLPSGFPVVFQSENGIIGIGPLPGEGQEDENLCNAGGFPVSLMNGGCYTDSSIAFAMIRRGKVDLTILGSLQVSEKGDLANWIIPGKKVPGMGGATELASKANRVIVLMTHLDKKGGSKIVRECTLPLTTRSCVSMIITDRAVFTIEDGRLILKELFNPYTLQDIEETTEAQYTLSPAIKYID from the coding sequence ATGGGCCTGGGAAACGAATTGAAGGATAAGTTAGCTAAGCGTGCGGCTTTGGAAGTGAAAGAGCATATGATTGTAAATTTAGGGATCGGAATACCATCACTTGTTCCAAATCATCTTCCCTCGGGGTTTCCCGTTGTTTTTCAATCAGAGAACGGAATTATTGGAATCGGACCTTTACCAGGGGAAGGGCAAGAGGACGAAAACTTGTGTAATGCGGGAGGATTCCCTGTTTCATTAATGAATGGGGGCTGTTATACAGATAGTTCCATCGCATTTGCCATGATTCGCCGGGGCAAAGTCGATTTAACGATTCTGGGTTCCCTGCAAGTTAGTGAAAAAGGCGATCTTGCCAATTGGATCATACCAGGCAAAAAAGTACCTGGGATGGGAGGTGCAACCGAACTTGCCTCTAAGGCGAATAGAGTCATAGTGCTCATGACCCATTTAGATAAAAAAGGTGGAAGCAAAATCGTTCGGGAATGCACGCTTCCATTAACGACGAGATCATGTGTTTCAATGATCATAACAGACAGGGCCGTATTTACAATTGAGGATGGTCGATTGATATTAAAAGAACTATTTAATCCATATACACTTCAGGATATTGAAGAGACAACAGAAGCTCAATATACCCTGAGCCCCGCTATCAAGTATATAGACTAG
- a CDS encoding CoA transferase subunit A: MSRLHIKRSSYENIKHFFNDGMTLMFGGFGGVGSPPTICKHLLDWGTKDITIIGNDTGFPHIGIGQLVAQYRVKKVIASHIGSNPVAGRLMSEGKLEVEFSPQGILAERIRAGGVGLKGIVTEIGVDDPYLNKGKEILEIAGDRYLYETALVAEVGIVYAKKADTYGNLIYDKSARNTNPLVAMAADITIVEAEEIVDVGELDPEEIVTSGVFVDHIVLSKGVDWKWAWETN; this comes from the coding sequence ATGTCCCGTCTTCATATTAAAAGAAGCAGCTATGAAAATATAAAACATTTTTTTAATGATGGAATGACTTTGATGTTTGGCGGATTTGGAGGGGTGGGTTCTCCTCCTACTATATGTAAGCACTTATTGGATTGGGGAACGAAGGATATCACGATTATTGGAAATGATACAGGTTTTCCTCATATTGGAATCGGACAACTGGTTGCCCAATACAGAGTAAAGAAGGTGATTGCCTCTCATATCGGGTCAAACCCGGTAGCAGGTCGATTAATGAGTGAAGGGAAGCTTGAAGTTGAGTTCTCTCCACAAGGGATATTGGCCGAAAGAATCCGGGCTGGTGGAGTGGGGTTGAAGGGTATCGTAACCGAAATAGGTGTGGATGATCCTTATTTAAATAAAGGAAAAGAGATACTGGAGATAGCTGGGGACCGTTATTTATATGAAACAGCCCTGGTTGCTGAAGTTGGGATAGTATATGCAAAAAAAGCCGACACATATGGGAATCTTATTTATGATAAAAGTGCCAGAAATACGAATCCCCTTGTGGCTATGGCAGCAGATATCACAATTGTAGAGGCAGAAGAGATTGTGGATGTCGGCGAGTTGGATCCTGAGGAAATCGTCACATCGGGTGTTTTTGTAGATCATATTGTCTTATCTAAAGGAGTCGACTGGAAATGGGCCTGGGAAACGAATTGA
- a CDS encoding aspartate aminotransferase family protein, giving the protein MPHSHLIKPLIGEHYPTIDYGKGVYLYDTEGREYIDACSGAVTANVGHGMEDILQSIVNQGNKVAFVYRSQFSNQPAEDLAAFLHDKTGYPWSFFVNSGSEAVETAIKIAIQHWQEQGKPMKRKVLSRWLSYHGITFGALSASGHPSRRERFDSFLGDWPTIEPPYCAHCPFGKTHPSCDLACASQLETMISRIGADNIAAFIAEPIIGAAGGAITPPKGYYKRIKSICEKHDILFISDEVMTGCGRTGTFLALEQWQVKADIVAIGKGLSAGYAPIAATLISDNIMEPILNGSRVIMSGHTFSGNPMSATAALAVLKLIDSEKMIEGVDHKGTYLKNLIDKLKTEFSFVQDVRGKGLMLGIELNSFGAPFTSFIVQAGVECGILLYPAAAGIDGRKGSAIMVAPPLNSSKRELEEMVKRLRRTFQLVEENWKEI; this is encoded by the coding sequence ATGCCTCATTCGCATTTAATAAAGCCGTTGATTGGTGAACACTATCCGACAATTGATTATGGAAAAGGTGTGTATTTGTACGATACTGAGGGACGGGAGTATATAGATGCTTGTTCTGGAGCAGTTACGGCAAATGTGGGACATGGCATGGAAGACATTCTTCAATCCATTGTGAATCAAGGAAATAAAGTGGCATTTGTGTATCGCTCTCAATTCAGTAATCAGCCTGCTGAGGATTTAGCGGCTTTTCTTCACGATAAGACAGGCTATCCATGGAGTTTTTTCGTGAATAGTGGTTCTGAGGCTGTTGAGACGGCCATCAAAATTGCCATCCAGCATTGGCAGGAACAAGGGAAACCGATGAAAAGGAAGGTCTTATCCCGATGGCTGAGCTACCATGGTATCACTTTCGGTGCATTATCCGCATCTGGACATCCATCCAGAAGAGAACGATTCGACTCCTTTTTAGGTGACTGGCCGACCATTGAACCGCCTTATTGTGCTCACTGTCCTTTTGGAAAAACGCATCCTTCATGTGACCTTGCCTGTGCTTCCCAATTAGAAACGATGATCAGCAGAATAGGAGCCGATAATATTGCTGCATTTATAGCAGAACCGATCATCGGTGCGGCAGGTGGGGCGATTACTCCTCCAAAAGGTTATTATAAACGGATTAAATCAATCTGTGAGAAACATGATATTTTGTTTATTTCAGATGAAGTGATGACAGGCTGTGGTCGGACTGGAACATTTTTAGCTTTAGAGCAGTGGCAAGTGAAAGCCGATATTGTAGCAATAGGAAAAGGCCTAAGTGCTGGATATGCCCCTATTGCTGCCACGCTCATTTCCGATAACATTATGGAGCCGATATTGAATGGGTCGAGAGTCATTATGAGCGGTCATACATTTAGTGGAAATCCAATGTCTGCAACAGCAGCACTTGCCGTTCTAAAACTGATTGATTCAGAAAAGATGATTGAAGGTGTCGATCATAAAGGAACATATTTGAAAAATTTAATAGATAAATTAAAAACTGAATTTTCCTTTGTGCAAGATGTGAGAGGAAAAGGATTGATGCTTGGAATAGAGCTGAATTCCTTTGGAGCTCCATTTACTTCTTTTATTGTTCAAGCCGGGGTAGAATGTGGGATTTTATTATATCCCGCAGCGGCGGGGATAGATGGGAGGAAGGGATCCGCCATTATGGTTGCTCCTCCATTGAACAGTTCGAAAAGGGAGCTCGAGGAAATGGTTAAAAGACTCAGAAGAACCTTTCAACTAGTAGAAGAGAATTGGAAGGAGATCTAA
- a CDS encoding methyl-accepting chemotaxis protein: MVKKTREKQLKKAPKTKKNKKEKQKKTLGAFSYFRTIRGKVVLSFGLLTIVLLVLASTSYFNMLKLGKEINTLITYDMQVDTKVKDLSKVLNEIEIGEQGFVITGATGFLAPYQNGKGQVESHIEDLNTLLQDDQEQLDKLDKIEAQYGFWIQFVDRVIETRKDKGLEQAATLVESGTGKKYLDGIRSYVDMIVVDQQKDLNNRIDSLNQQVFLSKVVTIGLSAFAVLLAIFFGIILSHTIKTNTRKISRSILEIANAGGDLTKRIHVKSKDELADLASDTNQLIAGIAILVKQVSEMAENVSASSQELLASAEETSRTITSIAETSTEIAAGSDQTTSRMSTSLEKMNSLEEAARFLFNQAEQVRETARDMRIVAERGGKTVQASSSKMLNIEETMSNTSETVEALGQRSSQITTIIGTITDIAEQTNLLALNAAIEAARAGEHGRGFAVVADEVRKLAEQSRQAAKGVTEIVHSIQEEVNVIIKQNSEGVKEVIAGVEITNETNASLEDILSQTTKTTVVVDEMVGHIQETLSLSHDVAASFALVNEIAEATASNTETTAAASEEGSAAMEQVTASASELSQQAEKLKELISSFKI; encoded by the coding sequence ATGGTGAAAAAGACAAGAGAAAAACAATTAAAAAAAGCACCAAAAACGAAGAAAAATAAGAAAGAAAAACAGAAAAAGACCTTGGGAGCATTCTCATATTTCCGTACAATCAGAGGGAAAGTGGTTCTGTCATTCGGATTATTGACCATTGTCCTTTTAGTCCTTGCCTCTACTTCTTACTTCAATATGCTGAAGCTGGGAAAAGAAATCAACACGTTGATTACATACGATATGCAGGTTGATACAAAGGTGAAGGATTTATCAAAGGTATTAAATGAGATTGAAATAGGAGAACAAGGCTTTGTCATTACAGGGGCAACTGGATTTCTGGCACCCTATCAAAATGGTAAAGGTCAGGTGGAAAGTCACATCGAAGACTTGAATACTCTATTACAGGACGATCAGGAGCAGCTTGATAAATTAGATAAGATCGAAGCTCAATATGGATTTTGGATTCAATTCGTTGATCGGGTAATCGAGACAAGGAAGGATAAAGGGCTTGAGCAAGCAGCAACCCTCGTGGAATCGGGTACGGGTAAGAAGTATCTCGATGGAATCCGCTCATATGTAGATATGATTGTAGTCGACCAACAAAAGGATTTGAATAATCGTATTGATTCTCTAAATCAACAGGTTTTCCTGTCCAAAGTCGTTACCATTGGCTTATCAGCATTTGCGGTTTTATTGGCTATCTTCTTCGGAATCATTTTATCTCATACAATTAAGACGAACACAAGGAAAATCAGTCGCTCTATTTTGGAAATAGCAAATGCAGGCGGAGATTTAACAAAACGAATTCATGTAAAATCCAAGGATGAGCTAGCTGACCTGGCATCTGATACTAATCAGCTTATTGCCGGAATTGCCATCCTGGTAAAGCAGGTTTCGGAAATGGCAGAAAACGTTTCAGCCAGCAGTCAGGAGCTTCTTGCTTCAGCCGAAGAAACGTCAAGAACGATTACTTCCATAGCAGAAACATCTACTGAAATTGCAGCTGGAAGCGATCAAACAACAAGTCGAATGTCTACTTCATTAGAAAAGATGAATAGCTTGGAAGAAGCCGCCCGTTTCTTATTCAATCAAGCAGAACAAGTAAGAGAAACCGCCCGTGATATGAGAATTGTTGCTGAACGAGGCGGCAAAACCGTTCAAGCCTCTTCTTCAAAAATGTTGAACATTGAAGAAACCATGTCCAATACAAGTGAGACCGTCGAAGCGTTAGGACAGCGTTCATCACAAATTACGACGATTATCGGAACAATTACTGACATTGCAGAACAAACCAACCTTCTTGCTTTGAATGCTGCCATTGAAGCGGCACGTGCCGGGGAGCATGGAAGAGGATTTGCCGTTGTGGCAGATGAAGTCAGGAAACTGGCGGAACAATCCCGACAAGCGGCAAAAGGTGTAACCGAAATCGTACACAGTATTCAAGAAGAAGTGAATGTCATTATTAAGCAAAACTCGGAAGGAGTAAAAGAGGTTATCGCAGGAGTCGAAATCACAAATGAAACAAACGCCTCCCTTGAAGATATTCTAAGCCAAACCACTAAAACAACGGTTGTAGTGGATGAAATGGTTGGTCATATTCAGGAAACTCTTAGTCTCAGTCACGATGTAGCCGCTTCATTTGCCCTGGTCAATGAAATTGCTGAAGCCACTGCTTCTAACACAGAAACCACTGCTGCTGCATCTGAGGAAGGATCTGCCGCGATGGAACAAGTAACAGCAAGCGCTTCAGAGCTTTCACAACAAGCGGAAAAATTGAAAGAACTTATTTCAAGTTTTAAAATTTAG
- a CDS encoding YjcZ family sporulation protein, whose protein sequence is MNYGYGCDPCYQGGYAYPVAGVNNFALIVVLFILLIIIGAVCYCGK, encoded by the coding sequence ATGAACTATGGTTATGGTTGTGATCCATGTTATCAAGGTGGATATGCTTATCCGGTTGCCGGTGTCAATAATTTTGCGTTGATTGTTGTGTTATTCATCCTGTTAATTATTATTGGAGCCGTTTGCTACTGCGGGAAGTGA
- a CDS encoding DUF502 domain-containing protein, producing the protein MKWFIKSFINGVLTIVPIGLVAYVIYKMFLFLDGLLGNVLKPYLDENYIPGIGLLATIVLLTLLGWLSTKFFTGTMIRIVDILLQKIPFVKTIYTVIKDTIHSFLGEKKSFSKVALVKMPGTTMKCLGFITTENLADLHNDLEDHVAVYVPQTFQVAGVTFLIPKIDIEILDIKSEEAMKFILSGGMTTKKEN; encoded by the coding sequence ATGAAATGGTTTATAAAGTCGTTTATTAACGGTGTTCTAACAATTGTTCCGATTGGATTGGTTGCTTATGTAATATATAAAATGTTTCTATTTCTCGATGGCTTATTAGGAAATGTTTTAAAACCATATCTTGATGAAAACTATATTCCCGGTATCGGACTTCTCGCAACCATCGTTTTATTGACCTTGCTCGGTTGGCTTTCTACAAAGTTTTTCACGGGTACGATGATTCGTATAGTTGACATCCTTTTACAAAAAATCCCCTTTGTCAAAACGATTTACACGGTCATCAAGGATACCATTCACTCTTTCTTAGGAGAAAAGAAGTCCTTTTCCAAAGTGGCACTCGTTAAAATGCCTGGTACAACAATGAAATGCCTGGGCTTTATTACGACAGAGAACCTTGCAGATTTGCATAATGACCTGGAAGATCACGTAGCTGTATACGTACCTCAAACGTTTCAAGTAGCAGGAGTCACCTTTTTGATTCCCAAAATCGATATTGAAATATTGGATATAAAATCTGAAGAAGCGATGAAGTTTATATTGTCTGGTGGAATGACGACGAAGAAGGAGAATTAG
- a CDS encoding PTS glucose transporter subunit IIA: MLKKLFGKKEETPKTVHAVAPLTGTLKSLEEVPDPVFSQKMMGDGIAIDPTVGKVVSPVDGEIMQLFPTKHAVGIKAKNGAEILIHIGLETVSMNGEGFEAHVSEGSKVSMGDPLITYDLDLVKEKAKSTITPIILTNGDDMAELVKKELTSVTAGQDEVLEISTK, encoded by the coding sequence ATGTTAAAAAAACTTTTCGGTAAAAAAGAAGAGACACCTAAAACCGTTCATGCAGTTGCGCCTTTAACGGGTACATTAAAATCACTTGAAGAGGTTCCGGATCCAGTATTTTCTCAAAAGATGATGGGAGACGGGATTGCGATTGATCCTACAGTAGGTAAAGTCGTTTCACCTGTAGACGGCGAAATCATGCAGCTTTTCCCAACAAAGCACGCAGTTGGGATCAAAGCGAAAAACGGTGCTGAAATCCTTATCCACATCGGTCTTGAAACAGTATCAATGAACGGTGAAGGCTTTGAAGCACATGTTTCAGAAGGATCGAAAGTGAGTATGGGAGATCCACTAATTACGTATGATTTAGACCTTGTGAAAGAAAAAGCTAAAAGTACCATCACACCAATCATCTTAACAAATGGTGATGACATGGCTGAGCTTGTGAAAAAAGAGTTGACGTCTGTGACAGCAGGACAAGATGAGGTATTGGAAATTTCAACTAAATAA
- the msrB gene encoding peptide-methionine (R)-S-oxide reductase MsrB, with protein sequence MSKEDLKKKLTPEQYDVTQKNGTEPPFSNEYWNTFEEGIYVDIVSGKPLFSSKDKYDAGCGWPSFTKPIDEEEVTEKEDRSHFMVRTEVRSKEADSHLGHVFNDGPGPTKLRYCINSAALRFIPAEKLDEEGYGNYTKLF encoded by the coding sequence ATGAGTAAAGAAGATTTAAAGAAAAAGTTAACTCCTGAACAATATGATGTCACACAAAAGAATGGCACTGAACCTCCTTTTAGTAATGAGTATTGGAATACGTTCGAAGAGGGAATCTATGTAGATATCGTATCAGGTAAACCTCTCTTTAGCTCTAAAGATAAATATGATGCAGGCTGTGGTTGGCCAAGTTTTACAAAGCCGATTGACGAAGAGGAAGTCACTGAAAAAGAAGACCGCAGTCATTTTATGGTCAGAACTGAAGTGAGGAGTAAAGAAGCCGATTCTCACCTGGGTCACGTATTTAATGATGGGCCGGGACCAACGAAGCTTAGATACTGTATTAATTCAGCCGCTCTGCGATTTATCCCTGCAGAGAAGCTTGACGAAGAAGGATATGGGAACTACACAAAATTATTTTAA
- the msrA gene encoding peptide-methionine (S)-S-oxide reductase MsrA, giving the protein MSEASHYEKATFAGGCFWCMVKPFDEQPGIGSVISGYTGGTVPNPTYKEVCSETTGHYEAVQIEYDPSIFPYGKLLEVYWQQIDPTDPGGQFFDRGHSYKTVIFYHNEEQKKLAEESKKKLGQSGKFQKPIATQILPAKEFYPAEEYHQGYYKKNPGHYNRYSRGSGRIAFIENHWGEEK; this is encoded by the coding sequence ATGTCGGAAGCTTCGCATTATGAAAAAGCTACATTTGCCGGAGGTTGCTTTTGGTGCATGGTGAAACCGTTTGATGAACAGCCAGGGATTGGCAGTGTGATTTCAGGTTATACCGGAGGAACCGTTCCGAATCCAACTTATAAAGAAGTATGCTCAGAAACGACTGGTCATTATGAGGCCGTACAAATTGAATACGATCCATCAATTTTTCCTTACGGGAAATTACTGGAAGTATATTGGCAGCAAATTGACCCAACCGATCCAGGCGGGCAATTCTTTGACCGGGGACACTCGTATAAGACGGTTATTTTCTACCATAATGAAGAGCAAAAAAAGCTGGCGGAAGAATCTAAAAAGAAACTTGGACAGTCAGGCAAGTTTCAAAAGCCGATTGCTACTCAAATTCTGCCTGCGAAGGAATTTTATCCTGCAGAGGAGTATCATCAGGGTTATTACAAAAAGAACCCTGGTCATTATAATCGATACAGCCGAGGATCTGGAAGAATAGCATTTATTGAAAATCATTGGGGGGAAGAGAAATGA
- the rsgA gene encoding ribosome small subunit-dependent GTPase A, whose amino-acid sequence MNNRENVFEMMEHLEEEGYMLGRVVTEQKGAFMVMTKTEDRLSKISGKLRFQTVKREDLPAVGDWILLSEEGAIIEKVLPRTSKFSRKKAGEEAEEQIIATNIDTVFILSSLNDDLNSKRMERYVLLCWESGANPVIVLTKSDTCEDIEEKKREVENTLLGVKVITISAINHEGIEELQPYLQKGKTVALVGSSGVGKSTLTNLLVGHDVQKTKQIRETDDKGRHTTTHRELFLLDNGASIIDTPGMREIQLWQGQEGLSTQYNDIEELALQCRFTDCRHEDEPGCKIRAGIQEGTLSEERFGHYQKLQREIAYMERKGNKRLESLERKKWKNIGKERNLKY is encoded by the coding sequence TTGAATAACAGAGAAAATGTATTTGAAATGATGGAACACCTTGAAGAGGAAGGATACATGTTAGGAAGAGTTGTGACCGAGCAAAAGGGTGCCTTCATGGTCATGACTAAAACAGAAGATCGATTAAGTAAAATCTCCGGGAAACTCAGGTTCCAAACGGTAAAGCGTGAAGACCTCCCTGCAGTAGGGGATTGGATTCTCCTAAGCGAAGAAGGCGCAATCATAGAAAAGGTGTTGCCCCGAACGAGTAAGTTTTCAAGAAAGAAGGCAGGGGAAGAAGCAGAAGAGCAAATCATTGCTACGAATATAGACACTGTATTCATTCTATCTTCTTTAAATGACGACTTAAACAGTAAACGGATGGAGCGGTATGTACTTCTGTGCTGGGAAAGTGGAGCGAATCCCGTTATCGTTCTTACAAAATCCGATACATGTGAGGACATTGAAGAGAAAAAGAGAGAAGTAGAAAACACATTGCTCGGGGTTAAAGTAATAACTATAAGCGCAATAAACCATGAGGGTATTGAGGAACTTCAACCCTATCTGCAAAAGGGGAAAACGGTAGCGCTTGTCGGTTCTTCTGGTGTGGGAAAATCGACCCTGACAAATCTCCTTGTAGGACATGATGTTCAGAAGACCAAACAAATCAGGGAAACAGATGATAAAGGTCGCCATACTACAACGCACAGAGAGTTATTCTTATTGGATAATGGTGCATCCATTATTGATACGCCCGGTATGAGGGAGATTCAACTATGGCAGGGACAAGAAGGACTATCCACACAGTATAATGATATTGAAGAGTTGGCACTTCAATGCAGATTCACCGATTGCCGTCATGAGGATGAACCTGGTTGTAAGATTAGAGCTGGGATACAAGAGGGGACTCTGTCTGAGGAACGATTCGGGCATTATCAGAAATTGCAAAGAGAAATTGCTTACATGGAGAGAAAAGGGAATAAGCGGCTGGAGTCGTTAGAACGAAAGAAATGGAAGAATATTGGTAAAGAGAGAAATCTTAAATATTAG
- a CDS encoding DUF4397 domain-containing protein, giving the protein MSQHDYLNKAAMYDLLSGYYKYTDPSMHIHYYQKHLKYMRLALQAQRADMTTSTQPSYVRVLHAVPDAPNVDVYVNGNRVLRDVAFKDVSDYLTLPAGKYHIDVYPAGTSVTTVISKKVKIDPGKIYTLAAVGTLNKLQLLPFIDDPTVPSGETKVKFIHLSPDAPAVDIAVKGGDVIFPNVSFKQATEYLGLTPMTVNLEARVAGSKNTVLSVPNVKLDPNQAYTIVAVGLANGTPELEAILLKG; this is encoded by the coding sequence ATGAGCCAACACGATTATTTGAATAAAGCAGCGATGTATGACTTATTATCCGGTTATTATAAATACACAGATCCATCCATGCATATTCATTACTATCAAAAACATTTAAAATACATGAGGCTGGCTTTGCAAGCACAGCGCGCTGATATGACTACATCCACCCAGCCTTCTTATGTCCGCGTTTTACATGCTGTACCCGATGCACCAAACGTGGATGTATATGTGAATGGAAACCGTGTTTTAAGGGATGTGGCCTTTAAGGATGTAAGTGATTATTTAACTTTACCGGCTGGGAAATATCATATTGACGTTTATCCTGCTGGTACAAGTGTGACGACTGTCATAAGCAAAAAAGTAAAAATTGACCCAGGCAAAATTTATACTCTCGCCGCTGTAGGTACTCTAAATAAACTACAACTCCTTCCTTTTATTGATGATCCGACGGTTCCCAGCGGAGAAACAAAGGTTAAATTCATTCATCTTTCCCCTGACGCCCCTGCAGTGGATATCGCAGTAAAAGGTGGAGACGTCATATTCCCGAATGTATCCTTCAAGCAAGCTACCGAATATCTTGGATTAACTCCAATGACAGTCAATCTGGAGGCAAGAGTGGCAGGAAGTAAAAATACGGTCCTGAGTGTTCCAAATGTTAAATTAGACCCCAATCAAGCTTACACCATCGTAGCCGTCGGGTTAGCCAACGGAACCCCGGAATTAGAAGCCATTCTATTAAAAGGGTAA
- a CDS encoding YpmS family protein, which produces MKNKWKIGFFVLLGVVLIGLAIIVSMIFMPIKDEALPKNSKNTNQEVGFNVETNKKDLNLIIEHYIEEEGMKGPVDYEVQLKDDVELMGSVPVFTSNLDFKLDFEPKALENGDILLKQKSISVGQLNLPVSYVLKVMRDSYNFPEWVKIQPADELIYVSLQDMKLKSDIKVRANEFNLKEDNISFRLLVPVDRAQ; this is translated from the coding sequence ATGAAGAACAAATGGAAGATCGGTTTTTTTGTTCTTTTAGGAGTGGTATTAATAGGATTAGCCATCATTGTTTCAATGATCTTTATGCCCATTAAGGATGAGGCACTGCCTAAAAACAGCAAAAACACCAATCAAGAAGTAGGATTTAACGTAGAAACAAACAAAAAGGACTTAAATCTGATTATTGAACATTATATTGAAGAAGAAGGAATGAAGGGACCTGTTGATTATGAGGTTCAGTTAAAAGACGACGTGGAATTAATGGGTTCTGTTCCTGTATTTACATCAAACTTAGACTTTAAGTTGGATTTTGAACCTAAAGCTCTGGAAAATGGAGACATCCTTCTGAAACAGAAATCCATATCAGTAGGACAATTGAATCTGCCAGTTTCATACGTATTGAAGGTAATGAGAGATTCATATAACTTTCCGGAATGGGTGAAGATACAACCTGCCGACGAATTAATCTACGTTTCATTACAGGACATGAAATTGAAGAGTGATATTAAAGTAAGAGCGAATGAATTTAATTTAAAGGAAGATAATATTTCTTTCCGATTATTAGTACCGGTAGATCGTGCTCAATAG
- a CDS encoding SGNH/GDSL hydrolase family protein — protein sequence MKKLPIIMLAFVFFLSGCSLEDAAEHITREVSMWDKDNPNETFIPKNLKVVSVGDSLTQGVGDSTKKGGYVPYLEKHLESLDGVKDAQFHNYGVRGNRTDQLLKRLKKEDVKTSIAQSDLVMITIGGNDVMKIFRENLSHLKLEVFQGEKRKYQLRLQEIIETIRSYNPNAGIVLVGLYNPFNTWFSDIEEVNQVIHDWNDASREILSNYDKTLFVKIEDLFIDAGDTLLFEDYFHPNDEGYKMIADRMFINLTNGETLATLTDRTKPVEEEEQPS from the coding sequence ATGAAAAAACTACCGATTATCATGCTCGCTTTTGTTTTTTTCCTGTCAGGGTGTTCGTTAGAAGATGCTGCTGAGCATATTACAAGAGAAGTATCCATGTGGGATAAAGATAATCCGAACGAAACCTTCATACCGAAGAACTTAAAAGTTGTTTCAGTGGGTGATTCATTAACTCAAGGTGTAGGTGACAGTACGAAAAAGGGTGGATATGTCCCTTACTTAGAGAAACATCTGGAATCACTGGATGGAGTAAAAGACGCCCAATTTCATAACTATGGGGTAAGAGGGAACCGTACCGACCAATTATTAAAAAGATTGAAAAAAGAAGATGTGAAAACATCTATCGCACAATCAGATTTAGTCATGATCACGATTGGCGGAAACGACGTTATGAAAATTTTTCGTGAAAATCTGTCCCACTTAAAGTTAGAAGTGTTTCAAGGAGAGAAACGAAAATACCAATTGCGGTTGCAAGAAATTATCGAGACGATCAGGAGCTATAACCCAAACGCAGGAATCGTTCTTGTAGGGTTATATAATCCATTCAATACATGGTTTTCCGATATTGAAGAAGTCAACCAGGTGATTCATGATTGGAATGATGCCAGCCGGGAGATTCTTTCAAATTATGATAAAACCTTATTCGTTAAGATAGAGGACTTGTTTATTGATGCAGGGGATACTTTATTATTTGAAGACTACTTTCACCCAAATGATGAAGGCTATAAAATGATTGCAGATCGCATGTTTATAAACCTGACAAACGGGGAAACATTAGCTACATTGACAGATAGAACGAAACCTGTTGAGGAAGAGGAGCAGCCGTCATGA